In the Kaistella sp. 97-N-M2 genome, one interval contains:
- a CDS encoding phosphatase PAP2 family protein translates to MLLIIVIPVSLWIFWNVKKAKYADIDVSNRDQRKGLYFVIAGALLAFLSYDYFFQKNIDITIIFLLILLLTLQMSNYFIKSSMHTAFNVFVAALFFAINPVFGIMWLGIAVLVGITRIILKRHTLQEVFTGALIAILVSFIYLYANIKIQS, encoded by the coding sequence TTGTTATTAATCATCGTAATCCCTGTTTCCCTATGGATTTTTTGGAATGTTAAAAAAGCAAAATATGCGGATATCGACGTTTCGAACAGAGACCAGCGGAAAGGGCTTTATTTCGTTATCGCGGGCGCTCTGCTGGCTTTTCTTTCCTACGATTACTTTTTCCAGAAAAACATAGACATAACGATCATCTTTTTATTGATCTTACTCCTCACGCTGCAGATGAGTAATTATTTTATTAAAAGCTCCATGCATACAGCATTTAATGTGTTTGTTGCAGCGCTGTTTTTTGCCATTAATCCGGTGTTTGGAATAATGTGGCTTGGGATTGCTGTTTTGGTGGGGATTACCCGCATTATTTTGAAGCGACACACGTTGCAAGAAGTATTTACAGGCGCATTGATCGCCATTTTGGTTTCTTTTATTTATCTTTATGCCAACATCAAAATTCAGTCTTAA
- a CDS encoding BlaI/MecI/CopY family transcriptional regulator — translation MKINQLTTSEELLMTILWKLGSAYMKDVIENYPEPKPHQNTISTFIKILVEKDFLTTEKHGRIFKYTVAVPFENYRRYLLKNFVDHYFDGSGLDLLKTLTEERLIHTTDIKGLFEIETSLHPITEPEQKNTSAISDYIAEITAPKKPKKKEKKEKKKKRKAKILNSCQYQNSSISQE, via the coding sequence ATGAAAATTAATCAGCTTACAACTTCCGAAGAACTTCTTATGACCATTTTGTGGAAACTCGGTTCCGCGTACATGAAAGATGTTATCGAAAATTATCCCGAACCTAAACCGCATCAAAATACGATCTCGACCTTCATTAAAATTTTGGTGGAAAAAGATTTTTTGACCACAGAAAAACATGGACGAATTTTCAAGTACACCGTTGCCGTGCCCTTCGAAAATTACCGGAGATATTTGCTGAAAAATTTTGTTGATCATTATTTCGACGGTTCCGGCCTCGATCTGTTAAAAACTTTAACGGAAGAAAGATTAATTCATACTACGGATATCAAAGGACTTTTCGAAATTGAAACCAGCCTTCATCCGATTACGGAACCCGAACAAAAAAACACAAGTGCAATTAGTGATTATATTGCAGAAATAACGGCGCCAAAAAAGCCGAAGAAAAAGGAAAAGAAAGAAAAAAAGAAAAAAAGAAAGGCAAAAATCTTAAATAGTTGTCAGTACCAAAATTCTTCAATTTCACAGGAATAA